The following are encoded in a window of Prochlorococcus marinus str. MIT 1013 genomic DNA:
- the ychF gene encoding redox-regulated ATPase YchF, with translation MLKAGIVGLPNVGKSTLFNALVANAQAQAANFPFCTIEPNVGSVSVPDQRLNLLGELSNSKQIIPTRIEFVDIAGLVKGASKGEGLGNKFLANIREVDAIVHVIRCFSDDEVIHVSGSVDPSRDIEIINLELALSDLNQIEKRRTRLKKQLSTNKESKLEDEVLEKLSEALENEKTVRSVSLTDEEKKLIKPLGLLTEKPIIYATNLGEDELAKGNPFSEEVNKLATKEGSECVKISAQVEAELIELGDEERDDYLNGLGVEEGGLISLIKATYRLLGLSTYFTTGEKETKAWTISDGMTAPQAAGVIHTDFEKGFIRAQTISYKKLLEAGSLSEARNKGWLRSEGKEYVVNEGDVMEFLFNV, from the coding sequence ATGCTTAAGGCCGGAATTGTTGGACTCCCGAATGTTGGAAAGTCCACTTTGTTTAATGCACTTGTTGCGAATGCTCAAGCTCAAGCAGCAAACTTTCCTTTTTGTACGATTGAACCCAATGTAGGCTCTGTTTCAGTACCGGATCAACGTTTGAATTTACTTGGTGAACTTAGTAATAGTAAGCAAATTATTCCTACTAGAATAGAATTTGTTGATATTGCAGGTCTTGTTAAGGGCGCAAGTAAAGGTGAGGGACTGGGTAATAAATTCTTAGCAAATATAAGAGAGGTCGATGCAATAGTTCATGTGATTAGGTGTTTTAGCGATGATGAAGTTATTCATGTTTCTGGATCAGTAGACCCATCTAGAGATATTGAGATAATAAATTTAGAATTAGCATTGTCTGATTTAAATCAGATAGAAAAACGTAGAACTAGATTAAAAAAACAATTAAGTACTAATAAGGAATCAAAGTTAGAAGATGAGGTGTTGGAAAAATTAAGCGAAGCCCTTGAGAATGAAAAGACAGTTAGAAGTGTTTCGTTAACTGATGAAGAGAAAAAATTAATTAAACCACTAGGCTTATTAACGGAAAAACCAATTATTTATGCAACTAATCTTGGGGAAGATGAACTTGCGAAGGGTAATCCCTTTTCAGAGGAAGTAAATAAACTGGCAACGAAAGAAGGTTCTGAATGCGTGAAGATTTCAGCCCAAGTCGAGGCTGAATTAATTGAATTGGGGGATGAGGAAAGAGATGATTATTTAAATGGCTTAGGAGTTGAAGAAGGAGGTTTAATTAGTCTTATTAAAGCTACATATCGATTGTTGGGTTTAAGCACTTATTTCACTACTGGAGAAAAAGAAACTAAAGCCTGGACTATATCTGATGGGATGACAGCTCCTCAAGCCGCTGGGGTGATTCATACAGATTTTGAAAAGGGATTTATTCGGGCTCAAACAATTTCTTATAAAAAACTACTTGAAGCAGGATCTCTCTCTGAGGCCCGAAACAAAGGTTGGTTAAGAAGTGAAGGTAAAGAATATGTCGTAAACGAGGGAGACGTTATGGAGTTTTTATTCAACGTCTAA
- a CDS encoding carbamoyltransferase C-terminal domain-containing protein has protein sequence MTKILALHFGHNSHAVLLNDGHIDSYVQRERISCTKNHAGVDKILIEKCLLDSNIDINQIEQVAITNTQYREFIFEDFDYFNFEYSQNGVNSEIDKFFTKNKAKYIKTYEIVQSLTTNKNPRLTKANSKQYPQLIEYTDQINKKINLPSQAYMLTSRSDFSEITNSFINKADSSFDQSRTWAIKNFFIPINVYIKGRKIPGFFVDHHYSHTYSSSVKSKIKKALVLSADGSGASLLGNLASIKTESGIFPLVHTNFRGGQFYEVCASLIGLDCGKFMGLASYGKSNPEFIDSISLKLGKNINNLTEKAFIEYYQSYFSINIIRKQYDLLSKEIVNYAANVQSIFELSFLKTISTLNSVVKNILDNQCEGIILSGGSALNCPSNSSIAEKIGYQNVFVEPSCNDEGLGFGAAIALENVINNKLSINQIRDNQVNYSSPYLGPKAIPLRNEIIKQFSNELIFKEIDTIPWSDYVAKMLVNSAVGIILKDNSEIGPRALGNRSIIAIPDNYEVSNKVNSIKNREKWRPLAPACLEKYFNYFFNGPKNPYMLMTCKAKNIYFPGVIHVDGSSRVQCVDKDSNNFYLILNSIDKLINKPILLLNTSCNRKGEPIINDANIALEYLRTSKIDFLVTDKYLITKNHLKS, from the coding sequence ATGACGAAGATATTAGCTCTACATTTTGGCCATAATTCTCATGCAGTTCTTTTAAATGATGGCCATATAGATTCATATGTACAAAGAGAACGAATTTCATGCACAAAGAATCATGCTGGAGTTGATAAGATTTTAATAGAGAAATGTCTTTTAGATTCGAATATAGATATTAATCAAATTGAACAAGTTGCTATAACAAATACTCAATATCGTGAATTTATTTTTGAAGATTTTGATTATTTTAATTTTGAATATTCTCAAAACGGTGTCAACTCAGAGATTGATAAATTTTTTACTAAAAATAAGGCTAAATATATTAAAACGTATGAAATAGTCCAATCCCTAACTACTAATAAAAATCCAAGATTAACTAAAGCCAACTCAAAACAATATCCACAATTGATTGAATATACTGATCAAATTAATAAGAAGATTAATCTTCCTTCTCAAGCTTACATGCTTACATCTAGATCAGATTTTAGCGAAATAACAAATTCATTTATAAATAAAGCCGACTCATCATTTGATCAGTCTAGAACATGGGCTATTAAAAACTTTTTTATACCTATAAATGTTTATATTAAAGGAAGAAAAATACCTGGATTTTTTGTTGATCATCATTATTCTCATACATACTCATCTTCTGTAAAATCAAAAATCAAAAAGGCATTAGTTCTTAGTGCTGATGGATCAGGAGCTTCCTTATTAGGCAACTTAGCTTCGATTAAAACAGAATCAGGAATATTTCCTTTGGTACATACAAATTTTCGAGGAGGTCAATTTTATGAGGTTTGCGCAAGTTTAATTGGACTTGATTGTGGAAAGTTTATGGGCTTGGCTTCATACGGTAAAAGTAATCCTGAGTTTATAGATTCTATTTCTTTAAAATTAGGTAAAAATATTAATAACTTAACTGAGAAAGCATTTATTGAATATTATCAAAGTTATTTTTCAATCAATATCATTCGTAAACAATATGACCTTTTATCAAAAGAAATAGTTAATTATGCAGCCAATGTTCAATCTATTTTTGAGTTAAGTTTTTTAAAAACCATCTCTACTTTAAATAGTGTAGTGAAAAATATTTTAGATAATCAGTGTGAAGGAATTATATTATCTGGTGGTTCTGCTTTGAATTGTCCATCTAATAGCTCAATAGCAGAAAAGATAGGATATCAAAATGTTTTTGTAGAGCCAAGCTGTAATGATGAAGGTTTAGGCTTTGGAGCTGCCATAGCTTTAGAGAATGTTATTAATAACAAATTATCAATAAATCAAATAAGAGATAATCAAGTTAATTATTCATCTCCATACCTTGGTCCTAAAGCTATTCCTCTAAGAAATGAGATTATTAAACAATTCTCAAATGAATTGATATTTAAAGAAATTGATACTATTCCATGGAGCGACTATGTTGCGAAAATGTTAGTTAATAGTGCTGTAGGGATAATTTTAAAAGATAATTCCGAGATTGGACCAAGAGCATTAGGCAATAGATCCATAATCGCAATTCCAGATAATTATGAAGTTTCTAATAAAGTAAATTCAATAAAAAATCGAGAAAAGTGGAGGCCCTTAGCACCCGCTTGCCTTGAAAAATACTTTAATTATTTTTTCAATGGTCCTAAGAACCCATATATGTTAATGACATGTAAAGCTAAAAATATATATTTCCCTGGTGTTATACATGTCGATGGTTCTTCGAGAGTTCAGTGTGTAGACAAGGACTCAAATAACTTCTACTTAATATTAAATTCTATCGATAAGTTAATAAATAAACCTATACTTTTATTGAATACATCATGCAATCGAAAAGGAGAACCTATTATAAATGATGCCAATATAGCTCTTGAATATTTAAGAACTTCAAAGATTGATTTTTTAGTTACAGATAAATATCTAATAACAAAAAATCATCTCAAAAGCTAG
- a CDS encoding DUF2079 domain-containing protein, whose product MPIAAFITSLIANRNLIVRINKSAKNIHRFCKKINPIYYIIFISLFFFIVWTASFFHSYSTFSLPTWDAGIYGNIVFNSSIGKFFYSSVLEKNHLGEHFSPIMIIFIPFYWIKSDLRWILLVQALTYCSLPILLYRLTKIYTADINIRFFVSILLGISWFLYLPMRSATDFTFHPSSLAAPFILMAFIFLEEGKYIKMLIILGGLILFKENTMFVSIGFGLYLIFKHKKIKLGLALVFMGSITMLFLIKLVIPLFSINGYSKLERFGIFQDSGLKLKYIIHLLLPLFFLPILFWRYGVIFLPALFQNIIVSFQPMYSSQYHYDDLTSPLLFACMPGIIILELLPFLRKLNFTYFKFTLVPIFALILCFSKPSPLMSLALNPITNLHIELDKELRILTSKFKNEKIYLQSPLFTHINHSPSQDFKFCNERIKFKKGTLIAIAPNASLSHFNIKNLDQCFYSLKSDNNLLEVKGFKNLSVFQLKKDY is encoded by the coding sequence GTGCCAATTGCTGCATTTATAACTTCTTTAATTGCTAATCGAAATCTAATTGTACGAATCAATAAATCAGCTAAAAATATACATAGATTTTGTAAAAAGATTAATCCTATTTATTATATAATCTTCATTTCTTTATTTTTTTTTATTGTATGGACAGCTAGCTTTTTTCACTCTTATAGTACTTTTAGTTTACCGACATGGGATGCTGGTATATATGGCAATATAGTTTTCAATTCATCTATAGGAAAATTCTTCTATTCTTCTGTTTTAGAGAAGAATCATTTAGGAGAACATTTTTCGCCAATAATGATAATCTTTATACCTTTTTATTGGATTAAATCAGATCTACGATGGATCTTGCTAGTACAAGCTTTAACCTATTGTAGCTTGCCTATCTTACTGTATAGATTAACTAAAATCTATACAGCAGATATAAATATAAGATTCTTTGTTTCTATTTTATTAGGTATATCATGGTTTTTATATCTACCAATGAGAAGTGCAACTGATTTTACTTTTCATCCTTCATCCTTAGCAGCACCATTTATCTTGATGGCCTTTATATTTTTGGAGGAGGGAAAATACATTAAAATGTTAATAATTTTAGGTGGATTAATTTTATTTAAAGAAAATACTATGTTTGTATCTATTGGTTTCGGACTATATTTAATCTTTAAACATAAAAAAATTAAATTAGGTTTAGCTCTTGTCTTTATGGGTTCAATAACAATGTTGTTCTTAATAAAATTAGTAATACCTTTATTCTCGATTAATGGATATTCCAAACTTGAACGATTTGGGATTTTTCAAGATTCTGGATTAAAGTTAAAATATATTATTCATTTATTGCTACCATTATTTTTTCTTCCTATTCTATTCTGGCGTTATGGAGTTATATTTTTACCAGCATTATTCCAAAATATTATTGTAAGTTTTCAGCCAATGTATTCTTCTCAATACCATTATGATGATTTAACCTCTCCTTTGTTATTTGCTTGTATGCCAGGTATAATTATTTTAGAGTTATTACCATTCCTAAGGAAGTTAAACTTTACTTATTTTAAATTTACTTTAGTTCCTATATTTGCATTAATACTTTGTTTTTCTAAACCATCTCCTTTAATGTCATTAGCCTTAAATCCAATAACTAACCTTCATATTGAACTAGATAAGGAACTTAGAATACTTACATCTAAATTTAAGAATGAAAAGATTTACTTACAATCTCCATTATTCACGCATATAAATCATAGCCCCTCTCAGGATTTTAAATTTTGCAATGAGAGAATAAAATTTAAAAAAGGTACTTTAATAGCCATTGCTCCTAATGCTTCACTATCTCATTTCAATATAAAGAATTTAGATCAATGTTTTTACTCTCTCAAGTCTGATAATAATCTCTTAGAGGTAAAAGGCTTTAAAAATCTTTCTGTCTTTCAACTTAAAAAGGATTATTAA
- a CDS encoding efflux RND transporter periplasmic adaptor subunit produces the protein MIWKNFKNKKFLSLIALSVLSFGGISLKLSQENRSNKDITEFTIAAESGSLPGLITASGELKANKSVNVSPKRQGILDEIFVEEGDQVKKGDLIAKMDFGDLEFRINEIKANYETQKASYQRRKMLFNEGAISAEEYEEYKNKFLRSEAKFKQIEVEENETNIRAPFKGVITSRYAVPGAFVTPTTSSSSSREGGATSSSIVKLSQGLEIIAKVPESDIGRIRTGQDATIRVDAFPDKRFKAFVSKISPSAIKNNNVTSFEVTLLLGNRPEDLRLGMTSDINFQTGATKISTLIPTVAIVTEEGKTGVLIVGKNNQPEFKKVELGTSSGSKTAIISGLEPGEKVFIDLPPWAKKRKS, from the coding sequence ATGATTTGGAAAAACTTCAAAAATAAAAAATTTTTAAGCCTCATTGCGCTTTCAGTCTTAAGTTTTGGTGGAATAAGTTTGAAACTTTCACAAGAGAATAGATCAAATAAAGACATAACTGAATTTACAATCGCAGCTGAAAGCGGCAGCTTGCCGGGCTTAATAACAGCAAGTGGTGAATTAAAAGCTAATAAAAGCGTCAATGTAAGTCCAAAAAGGCAAGGAATACTTGATGAAATTTTCGTGGAGGAAGGGGATCAGGTCAAGAAAGGAGATCTAATTGCAAAAATGGATTTTGGAGACTTGGAATTTAGGATTAACGAAATAAAAGCAAATTATGAGACTCAAAAAGCGAGTTACCAGAGAAGGAAAATGCTTTTCAATGAAGGTGCTATAAGTGCAGAAGAGTATGAAGAATATAAAAATAAATTTTTAAGAAGCGAAGCTAAATTTAAACAAATAGAAGTTGAGGAGAATGAGACAAACATAAGAGCACCATTTAAAGGAGTAATAACGAGCAGATATGCTGTCCCTGGTGCATTCGTAACTCCTACGACTTCTTCTTCTTCATCAAGAGAGGGGGGAGCTACAAGCTCATCAATAGTTAAACTTTCTCAAGGGCTTGAAATAATTGCGAAAGTTCCTGAGAGTGATATTGGAAGAATAAGAACAGGTCAAGATGCAACTATTAGAGTAGATGCTTTTCCTGACAAGCGCTTTAAGGCATTTGTTTCCAAAATCTCTCCAAGTGCAATCAAGAACAACAACGTAACTTCATTTGAAGTTACGTTGTTGTTGGGCAATAGGCCTGAAGATTTACGCCTGGGAATGACATCTGATATCAACTTTCAAACAGGAGCAACCAAAATCAGCACCCTTATTCCAACAGTTGCAATTGTCACGGAAGAGGGGAAGACCGGGGTTCTTATAGTTGGCAAAAACAATCAACCAGAATTTAAAAAAGTTGAATTAGGTACAAGTAGTGGTAGCAAGACTGCAATAATATCTGGGTTAGAACCAGGAGAGAAAGTTTTTATTGATCTTCCTCCTTGGGCTAAAAAAAGAAAAAGTTAA
- a CDS encoding GspE/PulE family protein: MFLIQLLNDSEKKISSYYRKRIFAYSVLFFITTDFIPLIYSAINNFSNDPFLARDKVIGSLPWMILIIKGLQEGFKLDKSDRGFFYSLWEPFSAESEKINNRRKNTKINHNNINSKEKNKAYDPHSSLNFLSDKQSNSLLMKETMKKYKEDEFDSFDIESGSEVLERVEFILSESYKNDFSDIHIEPNEYNYKIRVRKDGILQNFINIKSKEGLQLVASLKNLADMDVSEKRASQDGKIYKKYKNKKLEFRCSTVPVRNGESMVLRLLKSHSSSLDLNTLIDFSYVRNSFRDLISLQNGIIIVSGLTGSGKSTTLAAALREIDNGENKIVTAEDPIEYDLGGDIVQTQVNKSKNQTFPYLLRTFMRHDPDVILIGETRDPETANASMDASETGHLVFTTLHSNSAASSLTRLLDMEVPRYKLNTSVRGVLAQRLVRRVCNSCSELREITQEDSNKTGIKSNTLIRYASVISEEERNTNNTIYCEECMGIGYKGRIGVYELLIINRNIKNAITKGMTDLEIQDIAIEDGMITLREYGKQLIFKHLTTISELERVCKK, from the coding sequence ATGTTTTTAATTCAGCTTTTAAATGATAGTGAAAAAAAGATTTCAAGCTACTATCGAAAGAGAATTTTTGCATATTCAGTCCTTTTCTTTATTACTACAGATTTTATTCCTTTAATATATTCTGCAATCAATAATTTTTCTAATGATCCATTTTTAGCGCGTGACAAAGTTATTGGATCATTGCCTTGGATGATTCTTATTATTAAGGGGCTTCAAGAAGGTTTTAAGTTAGATAAATCAGATCGTGGATTCTTTTATTCGCTCTGGGAACCTTTCTCAGCAGAATCAGAAAAAATAAATAATAGAAGAAAGAATACTAAAATAAATCATAATAATATTAATTCTAAGGAAAAAAACAAAGCTTATGATCCTCATTCTTCATTAAACTTCTTATCTGATAAACAATCTAATTCGCTTTTAATGAAAGAGACTATGAAGAAATATAAGGAGGATGAGTTTGATTCATTTGATATAGAATCTGGCTCTGAAGTATTGGAAAGAGTAGAATTTATATTGAGTGAATCCTATAAGAATGATTTTTCTGATATTCATATTGAACCAAATGAATATAATTACAAAATACGTGTAAGAAAAGATGGAATACTTCAAAATTTTATAAATATAAAAAGCAAAGAAGGACTGCAATTAGTTGCCAGCTTAAAGAATTTAGCGGATATGGATGTATCTGAAAAAAGGGCTAGTCAGGATGGGAAAATTTATAAAAAATACAAAAATAAAAAACTTGAATTTAGATGTTCGACTGTTCCAGTAAGAAATGGAGAGTCCATGGTCTTAAGACTTTTAAAAAGTCATTCGTCTTCATTAGACTTGAATACTTTAATTGATTTTTCATATGTAAGGAACTCTTTTAGGGATTTAATTAGCTTACAAAATGGAATTATTATTGTTTCTGGTCTGACAGGCTCAGGCAAGTCTACTACTCTAGCAGCTGCTTTGAGAGAGATAGACAATGGAGAGAATAAAATAGTTACAGCTGAAGATCCAATTGAATATGATTTAGGTGGAGACATTGTTCAAACACAAGTTAATAAATCTAAAAATCAGACATTTCCATATCTTCTGAGAACATTTATGAGACATGATCCTGATGTTATTTTGATTGGAGAAACTCGTGATCCAGAGACTGCAAATGCCTCCATGGATGCATCAGAAACAGGACACCTCGTTTTTACAACTTTACACTCAAATAGTGCCGCAAGTTCGTTAACTAGATTGTTAGATATGGAAGTACCAAGGTATAAGTTAAATACTTCAGTTAGGGGGGTTTTAGCCCAAAGACTAGTGAGGCGTGTTTGCAATTCCTGTAGTGAATTACGAGAAATAACGCAAGAAGATTCAAATAAAACTGGTATTAAAAGTAATACACTAATTAGATATGCCTCTGTTATTTCAGAAGAAGAAAGAAATACAAATAATACTATTTACTGTGAAGAATGTATGGGGATAGGCTATAAAGGAAGAATAGGAGTATATGAATTGCTAATTATCAATAGAAATATAAAGAATGCGATTACAAAGGGAATGACGGATCTAGAAATACAAGATATTGCAATAGAAGATGGAATGATAACTTTAAGAGAGTATGGAAAACAACTAATATTTAAACATTTAACTACTATTTCAGAGCTTGAAAGAGTTTGCAAAAAATAA
- a CDS encoding 5'-methylthioadenosine/adenosylhomocysteine nucleosidase produces the protein MEKPPFNPSHIGLLCAMPEEIGATLENLQNPIETHWGDLRITSGEWYEHGENCPSLYISIAWSGWGKVSAARAATRLLGTYFKGKSIDIILFTGVAGAANSTLKQWDIVIPTELVQHDMDARPLFPRYVIPALKQERISAINKWVEWASYAIKDSISKKHCKHFGKVENGLIATGDRFVAEKSLIDNLSKELPGLCAVEMEGAAVAQVAYQEKVPWLIVRIISDGADNCAAQNFNDFLKDYKKSSWDLIETLLKKYKTAPWEEKTAK, from the coding sequence TTGGAAAAACCACCTTTTAACCCTTCACACATTGGACTGCTGTGTGCCATGCCTGAGGAAATAGGCGCAACTTTAGAAAATTTGCAAAATCCAATTGAGACTCATTGGGGAGATCTTAGAATTACTTCTGGAGAATGGTATGAGCATGGAGAAAATTGTCCTTCTTTATACATCTCTATTGCATGGAGCGGGTGGGGCAAAGTTAGTGCTGCCAGAGCAGCGACAAGACTTCTAGGCACATACTTTAAGGGAAAAAGTATAGATATTATTTTATTTACTGGAGTCGCAGGCGCTGCCAATTCAACACTTAAGCAATGGGACATTGTTATCCCAACAGAATTGGTTCAACATGATATGGATGCTAGACCTCTTTTCCCGAGATATGTCATTCCAGCTCTTAAGCAAGAGAGAATCTCTGCAATAAATAAATGGGTTGAATGGGCTAGCTATGCGATTAAAGATTCAATTTCCAAAAAACACTGCAAGCATTTTGGGAAAGTAGAGAATGGTTTAATAGCTACAGGAGATCGATTCGTAGCAGAGAAATCCTTAATCGATAATCTTTCTAAAGAGCTACCAGGCTTATGTGCTGTTGAGATGGAAGGAGCAGCAGTTGCTCAAGTTGCCTATCAGGAAAAAGTGCCTTGGCTAATAGTTCGTATTATTTCTGACGGAGCTGATAATTGTGCGGCACAAAATTTCAATGACTTTTTGAAAGATTATAAAAAGTCCTCATGGGATCTTATAGAGACCCTTTTAAAGAAATATAAAACAGCTCCTTGGGAAGAAAAGACAGCTAAATAA